In Geotalea uraniireducens, the genomic window CCGGCTCAACTACGACAAGGCCGAATATGCGAAGCAGGCGCTCGGGAGGCTTTCCGGCGTCGAGGTGATGAACGGCGGGGCCACCTTCAACGAATTTACCGTTTGCCTGCCGAAAGATGCCGCCGAGGTGGTTGCCGGCCTGCTGCGCAAAGGGGTGGCGGCCGGGGTGCCGCTGGGGAGCTACTATCCCGATATGGGGCATTGCCTGGTGGTGACCGTTACCGAGAAAAGGACCCGGGAAGAGATCGATACGTTTGTCCGGCAACTGGAGGGGGCGCTATGCAACTGATCTACGAACAATCGATTCCCGGTCGGCCGGGCGTCAGTCTGCCGGCCAGCGATGTCCCGCCGGCCGCCGGCCTGTCGGCCGAGCTGCGCCGGGCCGAAGCAGCTGTGCTGCCCGAAGTGAGCGAACTCGATCTGGTGCGCCATTTCACTCTGCTCTCCCGGCGCAACTTCTCTGTCGATACCAATTTCTATCCCCTCGGTTCCTGCACGATGAAGTACAACGCCAAGGCCATCGAGGAAGCGGCCCGGGCCTTTGTCCCCTATCACCCGATGGTGGCGCTGCTTCCCCATGGCGCCTCGTACTGCCAGGGGAGTCTTGCCCTGGCCTACGAACTGGGCCGGACCCTGACCGAGATCACCGGCATGGATGAGGTGACCACCCAGCCGCTGGCCGGGGCCCATGGCGAGATGACCGGCATCATGATGGTGGCTGCCTATCATCGGGCGAAGGGGAACAAGAAGCGCTACGTGGTGGTGCCTGACTCCTCCCACGGCACCAATCCGGCCTCGGCGGCGATGGTCGGCTACGAGATCATCACCGTGCCGACCGCCGCATATGGCGATATGGACCTGGAGCGGTTTCGCGAGGTGATGACCGACGAAGTGGCGGCGGTAATGATGACCTGTCCCAATACCCTCGGCCTTTTCAACCCGCACATCCGTGAAATCTGCGACCTTGCCCACGATCACGACGCCCTCGTCTACTACGACGGCGCCAACCTCAACGCCATCCTCGGCAAGGTCCGCCCCGGCGATGTCGGTTTCGACGTGATCCATGTCAACCTGCACAAGACCTTCGGCACTCCCCATGGCGGCGGCGGTCCGGGCAGCGGGCCGGTGGGGGTGAAGAAGGAGCTGATTCCCTTCCTCCCCGGGCCGCGGATCGTCAGGAACGACGACGGCAGCTATGCGCTCGAATCCGCCCTCCCCGAAAGTATCGGGCGGACGGCTGGCTTTTTCGGTAATTTCGGGGTGATGGCCAAGGCGTATGCCTACATGGTGATGCTCGGCCGTGCGGGGCTGATCCAGGTGAGCGAACAGGCGGTCCTCAGCGCCAATTACGTGATGAGCCGGCTCAAGGATCTCTACGAACTCCCCTACGAGACGAGCTGCATGCACGAGTGCGTCTTCTCGGCGGTCAGGCAGGCAAAGAACGGCGTCCATGCGATCGATATCGCCAAGTTCCTCATCGATCGCGGTTTCCACCCGCCGACGGTCTACTTCCCACTGATTGTCAAAGAGGCGATCATGATCGAGCCGACCGAAACCGAGAGTAAGGAAACCCTCGATGCCTTCATTGCCGTGATGCGGGAAGCGGCGGAACTGGCCGAGCGCGATCCGGCGGCCTTTGCGACGCTGCCGCAGTCGATGCCGGTTAGCCGGCTGGACGAAACCAAGGCGGCCCGGGAGCAGAACGTCTGTTTCGGCTCGTGGTGAACCGCTTCCTTTTCCCGGAATGAACCTATGACCTGGCGGCTGATCGATAGCGGGCCTCTCGACGCGGTTACCAATATGGCGGTCGACGAGGCGCTCCTCCGGAGCTTCGACCCTGCCGCACCAGTGCCGGTGCTCCGCCTTTACGGGTGGGAGCCACCGGCTTTTTCTTTGGGCCGGTTCCAGCAGGCGGAAGACGTCCTTGACCTCGATCGCTGCACTGCCGCCGGGATTGCCGTGGTGCGGCGGATAACCGGCGGCGGGGCGATTTACCACGCCGCCGAACTGACGTATTCCGTTGTCTGCGCCCCGTCCCAGATTCCCGGCGGGGCGGGGGTAAAGGAATCGTTCCGCACCCTGACCCGCTTCCTGCTCGACTTCTATCGCGGCCTCGGCCTGGCTCCCGCCTGGGCGGCGGACGGTTGTGCCCCCGGCCCGTTCGGCGAACGGACCCCGCTCTGTTTTGCTGGGCGGGAAGAGTGTGACATCGTTGTCGAGGGGCGGAAGATCGGGGGGAATGCCCAGCGGCGATTGAAAGGGGTGGTCTTCCAGCATGGCTCGATTCCCCTCCGTCCCGTCCTTGCCGGGGTCCTCTCCCTGCTGCGGCAGGTTCCGCCGGGGCTGATGGCCGACTGTGCCACTCTTGCCGAACTGGGGGTGAACGACGACGAGGCCGGGTTGCGGCAACGGCTGGCAGCAGCTTTTGCCGCAGCGTTGGGCGTCAGGCTGACCGGGTCGGCGCTGACCGCGGCCGAAACGGCGCTGGCCGCCGAACTTACCCGCGATCGTTACGGATCGGCTGCCTGGAATTGCCAGGGAGAATTATCATGAATATCGTCCGCAAGCCCGAATGGCTGCAGAAAAAGATCAATCCGGCCGCCCATGCGGAAATGGAGGGGCTGCTCGGCGAGTTGCGGCTCCATACCGTCTGCCAGGAGGCCCGTTGCCCCAATATCAGCGAATGCTTCCGCCAGCGGCAGGCTACCTTTCTGATCCTTGGGGCCCTCTGCACCCGCCGCTGTTCCTTCTGCAACGTGACCAAGCGGTCGCCGGTCCCTCCCGATACCGGCGAGCCGGCCCGGGTTGCCGCGGCCGTTGCCCGGCTTGCCCTGAGTCACGTGGTAATTACCAGCCCGACCCGCGACGACCTGGCCGACGGCGGCGCTGCCCATTACGCCGCCACCGTCGCGGCTATCCGCGGGGCGGCACCGGCAACGACGATCGAACTTCTCATCCCCGATTTTCAGGGGAGCCGTACCGCATTGGCGACGGTGGTTGCCAGTGGGCCGGCCATCGTCGGCCATAATCTGGAAACGGTCCCCCGCCTCTACCAGATCCGCTCGGGAGCCGATTACCACCGCTCTCTCGCGGTGCTTGAAACCCTGCGCGAACTGGCCCCGTCCCTCAGGACCAAGTCGGGAGTGATGCTCGGGCTCGGCGAGACGGAGGAGGAACTGTTTGCTGTCCTCGACGACCTGCGCCGGGTCGACTGTTCATACCTCAGTCTCGGCCAGTATCTGGCGCCAAGCCGGGCTCACCATCCGGTGATCGAGTACCTCCCGCCGGAGACCTTCGACCGATACCGCGAGCAGGCGCTCGCCATGGGCTTTGCCCATGTGGAGAGCGGGCCGTACGTCAGGAGTTCCTATCATGCCGCCCGGTACGGCGAGTGAATGGGCACGGATCATGCTGCATCGGGCATGGACCGCTCCCGGGCTGCACGGGCCTGGCGGCGGTGATTCCGCTGTGGGGAGGTGGTAGCGGTGCACGTGGAATGGTGGTACTGGATAGTGCTCGGGTTTGTCCTGATCGGCGCCGAGCTGGTGGTGCCGTCCTTTACGATCATCTGGTTCGGTCTCGGTGCCGTCATGGTCGGAGCGGTTTTCGCCCTCTGGCGGGGCTTTCCGCTGGCCGGTCAGCTCTGCCTCTGGACGGTGGCCTCGGTTTCGTTCACCATCCTCTGGTTCAAGTATCTGAAACCGAAAAGCGCCACCGGTGCCGGCCAGGCCAAGGAGTCTATCGTCGGTGAAACGGGGATGATGATCCAGGGGGTCGCCACACCGTTCGAGCGGGGGACGGTAAAGTTCCCGGTGTCGCTCCTCGGCGCCGACGAATGGCGCTGTTATGCCGACACCCCTCTCCAGACGGGCGATCGGGTCAGGGTGCTGGATATTC contains:
- the gcvPB gene encoding aminomethyl-transferring glycine dehydrogenase subunit GcvPB, with the protein product MQLIYEQSIPGRPGVSLPASDVPPAAGLSAELRRAEAAVLPEVSELDLVRHFTLLSRRNFSVDTNFYPLGSCTMKYNAKAIEEAARAFVPYHPMVALLPHGASYCQGSLALAYELGRTLTEITGMDEVTTQPLAGAHGEMTGIMMVAAYHRAKGNKKRYVVVPDSSHGTNPASAAMVGYEIITVPTAAYGDMDLERFREVMTDEVAAVMMTCPNTLGLFNPHIREICDLAHDHDALVYYDGANLNAILGKVRPGDVGFDVIHVNLHKTFGTPHGGGGPGSGPVGVKKELIPFLPGPRIVRNDDGSYALESALPESIGRTAGFFGNFGVMAKAYAYMVMLGRAGLIQVSEQAVLSANYVMSRLKDLYELPYETSCMHECVFSAVRQAKNGVHAIDIAKFLIDRGFHPPTVYFPLIVKEAIMIEPTETESKETLDAFIAVMREAAELAERDPAAFATLPQSMPVSRLDETKAAREQNVCFGSW
- a CDS encoding lipoate--protein ligase family protein; the encoded protein is MTWRLIDSGPLDAVTNMAVDEALLRSFDPAAPVPVLRLYGWEPPAFSLGRFQQAEDVLDLDRCTAAGIAVVRRITGGGAIYHAAELTYSVVCAPSQIPGGAGVKESFRTLTRFLLDFYRGLGLAPAWAADGCAPGPFGERTPLCFAGREECDIVVEGRKIGGNAQRRLKGVVFQHGSIPLRPVLAGVLSLLRQVPPGLMADCATLAELGVNDDEAGLRQRLAAAFAAALGVRLTGSALTAAETALAAELTRDRYGSAAWNCQGELS
- the lipA gene encoding lipoyl synthase: MNIVRKPEWLQKKINPAAHAEMEGLLGELRLHTVCQEARCPNISECFRQRQATFLILGALCTRRCSFCNVTKRSPVPPDTGEPARVAAAVARLALSHVVITSPTRDDLADGGAAHYAATVAAIRGAAPATTIELLIPDFQGSRTALATVVASGPAIVGHNLETVPRLYQIRSGADYHRSLAVLETLRELAPSLRTKSGVMLGLGETEEELFAVLDDLRRVDCSYLSLGQYLAPSRAHHPVIEYLPPETFDRYREQALAMGFAHVESGPYVRSSYHAARYGE
- a CDS encoding NfeD family protein, whose protein sequence is MHVEWWYWIVLGFVLIGAELVVPSFTIIWFGLGAVMVGAVFALWRGFPLAGQLCLWTVASVSFTILWFKYLKPKSATGAGQAKESIVGETGMMIQGVATPFERGTVKFPVSLLGADEWRCYADTPLQTGDRVRVLDIQGQILKVAKL